The DNA segment TCGTCGCGTCGCCCTTGAACTCGCCCGGCTCGGCCGTGAAGGCCGGCAGCGACTGGACGACGAGGAAGATCGCGACGGCCGCGAGGGTGGCGAGGATGAGGCTGCCGGAGACCACCGTGGCGGTCGAGAACACCCGGTCGCCTGGGCGCTGCTTGGCGGTGATCGTGGAGGCGATCTTCGATTCCGCGGGGGCTGTCGTCATGACCGGGGTCTTCCTGAAGGAAACGGATGCGGACTCGGGCAAGGGGACAGTGGCCCCCGTGCCCAGCCTGCCCGACCCGGGCACCCGTCGCAACGGGTTCCCGGGCCGGGCAGAAGGGGATTACTTGATGGTCTCGATCGCCGCGGCGACCTTGGCCGACAGGTCGGCGTTGAGCGGCGCGGAGCCGGCCTGCTCGGCGGCGACCGCCTGGCCTTCCTCGCTCGCCATGTAGCCGACGTAGCTCTTCACGAGCTCGCCCTGCGCGGCGTCGGCGTACTCCTGGCAGACGATCGCGTACGAGACCAGCACGAGCGGGTAGTGCGTCGGGTCGGTCGTCGTGCGGTTGATCTGGATCGCGAGGTCGTTCGCGTCGCGGCCCTCGACGAGCGGCGACTCGGCGACGACTGCGGCAGCGGCCTCGGGCGTGAAGCCGACGAACTCGTCGCCGACCTTGATGTTGGCGACACCGAGGTCGCCCGCCTTCGACGCGTCGGCGTAGCCGATCGTGTTGGTGCCGTTGGTCACGGCGTCGACGACGCCCGACGTGCCCTGCGCGCCCTCACCGGTCTGGTAGGGGAACGGGTCGGCCGGCTTCTGGTCCCACACGTCGGGGGCGTTCTGGAACAGGTAGTCGGCGAAGTTCTTCGTCGTGCCCGAGTCGTCGGAGCGGTGCACCGCGGTGATGTTCGCGGCGGGGAGCGTCACGCCGGAGTTGAGCGCGGCGATCGCCGGGTCGTTCCACGTGGTGATGTCGCCCTTGAAGATCTTGGCGAGGGTCGTGGCGTCGAGGTTGAGCTCGTCGACGCCGTCGATGTTGAAGATGACGGCGATCGGCGAGATGTAGACCGGGAGGTCGATCGCCTTCGTGTCGGGAGCGCACGAACCGAACTCGCCCGCGAGCTCCTCGTCGCTCAGGAACGAGTCGGAGCCGGCGAAGTCGGAGCCGCCCGCGATGAAGGTCTCGCGGCCTGCACCCGAGCCCGACGGGTCGTAGTTGATGGTGACGTCGGGGTTCGCGGTCTGGAACGACGCGATCCAGGCTTCCTGCGCCGAGCCCTGCGACGAAGCGCCGGCGGCGTTGATCGTGCCGGAGAGGCTCGGGGCGTCGGATTCGGTCGGGGCGGACGTGCCGCCCTCGTTCGCAGCGCACGAGCTGAGCGCGACGGCGGCGATGGCCGCAACGACCGCGGCGCGGCCGAGACGTGAGAAGTTCACTGGGGTGTTCCCTTCCAGGGGATTCGATTGCAGGATTGCGGACCGGTGCCCGATCCGTTGCTCGTGACGCTAAGCGGCCGTGATGACGAGCATCCGTTGCGGCGGTGAACGGAAGGTGAACGTGCGGCAACGCACAGGGTGGGGGAGACCGCGAGACGGATGCCTCGTGGAGACATCCGTCTCGTGTCGTGATCGCGCTCGTGCCGCGCCCTGCGCGACCCGGCGGCTCGCCTAAGCGCGCGGAGGATGGGTCTCGACGGCGACGATGCCGGAGGCCGGGTTCGTGGCCGAGAGGTGGACGACGCTGAAGCCGCCCGTGTCGAGCGCCGCCGACTCGTCGACGTACGTGCCGAACGGGGTGGCCGTCGCGAGGGAGATCTCGCGCATGATCTCGGGCAGCACGGGGCCGTGGCTGCAGATGACCGCGGGCTTGCCGACGCGCACGCGCTTGCCGACGACGCGTCGGACGTCGCCCTTGCCCGCCTCCCACGCGTCTTGGCTGATGCCGTCGTCTCGCTTGACGCTGATGCCGTGGGCGGCGGCGAGGGGCGTGACGGTCGTCACGCACCGCACCGCGGGGCTCGACACGATCTTCTGCGGCGACCACGCGGCGAGCACGCTCGCGAGCGCCGCGGCCTGCCGCACGCCGCGCGCGGCGAGCGGGCGCGCGGCGTCCTCGCCTTTCCAGTCGGAGCGGTCGACGGCCTTGCCGTGGCGGACGACGAGGAGGGGGAACGTCGAGGTCACACCCTGCTCGCACAGCGTCGCGAACGCGTCGAGGATGCGCACGTCGGGCTCGTAGCTGAGGTAGCTGCGGGCGCGTTTGATCGTCACCCACTCGAGCGCCGCGATCTCGGCGTTCGGGCGGAACGTCGAACGCTGCACGGCCTGCTCGCTCACCTCGGCCGCCCAGTAGTGCACGACCTTCTCGCGACCGCTCGGCATCGCGTAGCGCGACTCGCCGAGCGGAACGCCGAGGGCGATCGCGAGACCCGTCTCTTCTTGGATCTCGCGGACGGCCGTCTCGGGGAGCGACTCGCCCGGGTCGACCTTGCCCTTCGGGATCGTGACGTCGCCGTAGGCGGTGCGGTGCACGACGAGCACGTGCATGCGGCCGTCGAGGATGCGCCAGCACACCGCGCCGGCGGCGTACACCGCCGTCTCGACCGCGCGCGTCACCGGCGCTTCCCCGCTCGCGTACGCTGGGCGGTCTGCTGCGCGAGCAGCTTCTGCAGGTCGACGAGCGGATGTCCGGCGTCGTCGGCCGAACGCCTCGTCCACGTCCCGTCGCCGCCGAGGTGCCACGAGCTCGTGCGCGGATCCATCGCGGTGTCGAAGATCTCGGTGATCTCTGCGATGTGGTCGGGGTCGACGAGACGCACCAGCGCCTCGACGCGACGGTCGAGGTTGCGGTGCATCATGTCGGCCGAGCCGATGTAGATCTGGCGGTCGCCGTCGTTCTCGAAAGAGAAGACGCGCGAGTGCTCGAGGTACCTGCCGAGGATCGAACGCACCTCGATGTTCTCGCTGAGGCCCTCGATGCCCGGCCGCAGGCTGCAGATGCCCCGCACCCACACCTCGACGGGCACGCCCGCGTTCGACGCCCGGTACAGCGCGTCGATGATCGCCTCGTCGACCATCGAGTTGACCTTGATGCGGATGCCGCTCGGCTTGCCCGCCTCGGCGTTGCGCGCCTCGTTCGCGATGAGCTTGAGCAGACCCTTGCGGAGGTGCAGCGGCGCGACGAGGAGGCGCTTGAACTTCTTCTCGATCGCGTACCCTGACAACTCGTTGAAGAGCCTCGTCAGGTCTTTGCCGACCTGGTCGTCGGCCGTGAGGAGGCCGAGGTCTTCGTAGATGCGGCTCGTCTTCGGGTTGTAGTTGCCCGTGCCGATGTGACTGTAGTGGCGGAGCACGCCCTGCTCTTCGCGGATCACGAGGGCGAGCTTGCAGTGGGTCTTCAGGCCCACGAGCCCGTACACGACGTGCACGCCCGCCTTCTCGAGCTTCCGCGCCCACGAGATGTTCGCCTGCTCGTCGAAGCGGGCCTTGATCTCGACGAGCGCGAGCACCTGCTTGCCGGCCTCGGCCGCGTCGATGAGCGCCTCGACGATGGGGCTGTCGCCCGACGTGCGGTACAGCGTCTGCTTGATGGCGAGCACGTGCGGGTCGGCGGCGGCCTGCTCGAGGAACGCCTGCACGCTCGTCGCGAACGACTCGTACGGGTGGTGGAGCAGCACGTCCTTGCGCGACACGGCCTCGAAGATGTCGGCCGGACGGTTGGGCTCGCTCGGCTGGAGCTGCCAGTTCGTCGCGGGCACGTTCGTCGAGTAGTGCAGCTCGGGCCGGTCGAGCTTGGAGAGGTCGAAGAGTCCGCCGAGGTCGAGCGGCGCGGGCAGGCGATAGACCTCGCGCTCGGAGATGTCGAGCTCTCGCACGAGGAGGCCGAGGGTCACGTCGTCCATGTCGTCGGTGACCTCGAGGCGGATGGGCGGGCCGAACCGGCGGCGCAGCAGCTCTTTCTCGAGCGCCTTGATGAGGTTCTCGGTCTCGTCTTCCTCGATCTCGACGTCTTCGTTGCGCGTCACCCGGAAGACGTGGTGCGCCATGATCTCCATGCCGGGGAAGAGGTCGCCGAGGTGGTTGGCGATGAGGTCCTCGAGGGTCACGTAGCGCGCGTCTTCGATCGACTCGGTCGGGTCGACGCGCACGAAGCGCGGGAGCATCTGCGGCACCTTGACGCGCGCGAACTCCTGTCGGCCCGTGCGGCTGTTGCGCACGCGCACCGAGAGGTTGAGCGAGAGGCCCGAGATGTAGGGGAACGGATGCGCCGGGTCGACCGCGAGCGGCATGAGCACGGGGAACATCTGCAGCGAGAAGTACTCGCGGAGGTGATCGCGTTCGGCGGCGCCGAGGTCGTCCCACTTCACGATGCGGATGCCCGCTTCGGCGAGGGCGGGTTTCACGAGCTCTTGATACACGCGCGCGTGCCGCTCCTGCAGGTCGTGCGCGGCCCGCGAGATGTCTTCGAGGACGTCCATCGGGGCGCGGCCGACGTTCGTCGGCACCGCGAGCCCGGTGACGATGCGGCGCTTCAGGCCCGCGACTCGCACCATGAAGAACTCGTCGAGGTTCGACGCGAAGATCGCGAGGAAGTTCGCCCGCTCGAGCACCGGCAACCGCTCGTCCTCGGCGAGTTCGAGCACCCTCTGATTGAACGCCAGCCAGCTGAGCTCGCGGTCGAGGTACCGCTCGGCGGGCAATTCGGGCGCGCCCTCGAGGTCGAACGGTTCGAAGTCGTCGTCGAAGTCGCTCGCCGTCCGGTCGTCGTCGAGGGTGTCGGTCATTCACCCATCATGTCACCGGGCACGTGGCCGGAACATGACGAACGGGTCAACGGGACGTGACGGATGCCTCGCCCGCGTCTTCTTCGTGGACGTTGAAGCGGTAGCCGACGTTGCGGACGGTGCCGATGAGCCCGTCGAGATCGCCGAGTTTCGCGCGCAGGCGCCGCACGTGCACGTCGACCGTGCGCGTGCCGCCGAAGTAGTCGTAGCCCCACACTTCGCTCAGGAGCTGCTCGCGGGTGAACACGCGCGACGGGTGCGCGGCGAGGAAGCGCAGGAGCTCGAACTCCTTATAGGTGAGGTCGAGCGGCTTGCCGTGCACCTTGGCCGAATAGCTCGCCTCGTCGATGACGACGCCCGACGTCTGGATCCGCTCGGACGGGCGGTTCGACTGCGCGCGGCCGATCGCGAGGCGGATGCGCGCGTCGAGCTCGGCGGGGCCGGCACCGTCGAGCACGACGTCGTCGACGCCCCAGTCGGGCGTGACCGCCGCAAGGCCGCCCTCGGTCACGATGAGGAGGAGCGGCGAGGAGAGGCCCGTGGTTCGGAGGATCTGGCTGAGCGCCTTCGCGCCCGCGAGGTTCGTGCGGGCGTCGAGGAAGACGGCGTCGGACTCGGGGGCGCGCACGAGCTGATCGGGCGTCGCGGGGATCACCCGAACGCGATGCGTCAATAGAGCGAGAGCCGGGAGGACGTCATCGTCAGCCGCCGGCGACAGGATCAGCAGCTGCGCCACGCACACCCTCCAGTAGTAAGGTGCGGTCAATACTACGGGACGCCCGGCATTCACCGGCGGCAGAACGGGGAACGATGGAATCCGGCACGGAATCCCAGACGGATCGCGGGTTCGCGGGCATCGCGATCGCGTGGGCGATCGCGGTCGCGGGATCGGTCATCGTGATCGTCGCGATCGCGACGGGCGCACGGTGGTCGGATGTCCCCCTCGCGGGCTTCGCCGCCCTCGGCGTCGTGTTCGCGGCATCCGTGCTCGGCGCCCTGCTCGTGCAGCTCGCGACCCGGCGACCCGAAGGCTTCGTCGGGCGCGCGAGCGCATCGGTGGGCGGCGCCGCGGTCGTCGTCGCGCTCGCCGCGGGCGTCGTCGCCCTGCTCGGCTGACGGCCGGGTAGACTCGGAGCATGTCTGAACTGCTCGCGCTCGAGTTCCTCTTCATCGGCCTGCTCGGCCTCGCGAGCCTCGCGATCGCGTTCGTCAGCGGCGTGGTCGTCTACAAGCTCTTCAAGGGTCAGCGCTGACCTCATGATCGAGCTCCCCGTCGGCCTGCCCGCCGAGCTCGTGCCGCTCTCCTGGCTCATCGGCATCTGGGAGGGCTCGGGGGTCGTCGACTACGCGATCGGCGAAGATCGCGTGAGCCGCGAGTTCGGTCAGCGCGTGAGCTTCAGCCACGACGGCCTGCCCTACCTCAACTACACGTCGTCGACGTGGCTGCTGCCCGACGACGAAGGCGGCGAGCCCATCCCGCTCGCGAACGAGACGGGCTACTGGCGCCTCGCGCGGCCGTTCGGCGAAGGAGACCCGGGCCCCGCGCTGCTGCCCGCCGAGGGCGACGACCGCTTCCCCGACGCCGACTCCGTCGAGGCGCTGCGCAACGACGACGGCGGATTCGACCTGCAGGTCGCGCTCGTCCACCCCGACGGCGTCCAAGAGCTGTACCTGGGCCAGGTCAAGGGCCCTCGCATCGACCTCGCGACCGACGCCGTCATGCGCGCGAGCGGCGCGAAGGACTACGCCGCGGCGACCCGCCTCTACGGGCTCGTCGATGCGCACCTGCTGTGGGCGTGGGACATCGCCGCCCTCGGCCAAGACCTGCGCACCCATGCGTCGGCGCGCCTCGCGAAAGTCGACTGAATGACCTCTCCGTTCCTCTCCCTGCCCCGTGCCGTCGCCTCCGAGGGGGTCGATGAGGGCGTTCCCGCCCACTACGGCAACCCCGTCGTCGAGCAGCGCCGGCTCGAGCAGGGCCGCGCGATCGTCGACCTGTCGGGCCGAGGCATCCTGACCGTGACGGGTCCCGACCGCCTCACCTGGCTGCACTCGATGGCGAGCCAGTCGCTCGACCGGCTGCCCGCCGGAGGCAGCGCCGAGGCGCTCTTCCTCGACGCGAGCGGCCGCATCGAGCACGTCGCGCACGTCCTCGACGACGGCGAGACGACGTGGCTCGTGGTCGAGGCGTCCGAGGCCGAGCCGCTGCGCGCCTATCTCGACCGCATGCGGTTCATGCTGCGCGTCGAGGTCGAGGATGTCACGGGCGAGTACGCCGTCGTCGGCGCGATGTCGACCGACGCGCTCGACGCCGCCGTGCCCGCGGCGGCCCCGAACGGCGTCGGCCTCGACTGGGTCGACCCGTGGCGCGAGGCATCCGGGTACCAGTACTCGCACGAGACCGACCACCCGGCGGCGCTCTGGCGCTTCATCGAGCGCGTCGTGCCGCGCGACGCGCTCGCAGACGCGGCGGCGGCCGTCGAGGCGGGCCGCGTCGAAGCGGCGGGCGCGCTTGCGGCCGAGGCGCTCCGCATCGCCGCGTGGCGTCCGCGTTTCGCGACCGAGGTCGACGAGAAGGCGATCCCGCACGAGTTCGACTGGCTGCGGAGCGCGGTCGACCTCGGCAAGGGCTGCTACAAGGGGCAAGAGACGGTGGCGAAGGTGCTGAACCTCGGCCGTCCGCCGCGCCGGCTCGTGCTGCTGCACCTCGACGGCAGCGACACCGTGCTGCCCGCGCCCGGCGAAGAGGTCGTCGGCGAGAAGGCCCGCCCCGAGCCCGCGCCGGGCGAAGCGCCCGAGCGCAAGGTCGTCGGGCAGATCACCTCGAGCGCCATGCACTACGAGATGGGTCCCATCGCCCTCGCGGTCGTCAAGCGCGCGGTGCCGGGCGATCTGCCGCTCATCGTCGAGAGCCACGGCATCGACGTCGCCGCGGCACAGGTCGAGATCGTGCCCGCCGACGCGGCAGCTGCGATCGAGGTGCCGCGGCTGCCGCGCCTCGGCGTGCGGCACTAGCCTCTCGGTGGTCGAGGAGTTCCTCGTACTCCCCCTCTCGCACTCCTCGACCAGCGGAGCCTCCTTCGGGGCGTTGGTGCGACGCGCGCGCGGCGGCACTTCGGCACCGGATGCCTCAGGAGCTGCCACGCGAGCGTGATGTTCTCGCAGTTCCTTCGCATCCCCGGCACTTCGGCACCGGCGGCTCGGCGGGAGGGCCTTCTTCCGGGGGAGAGTGAGAGGTGCGCGGGCTCACAGAAGGACCATCCGCAGCGGCGTGCCGCGGTGCTTCGGCGGCGCAGGGTTTCGTCGTTACCCGATCGGCGTGGCGCCTGCGGTCCCCGGCGCGACCGACGCCCAGTCGACGGTCAGTTCGCCGAGCCGCCACCGCCGCACGCCGCCGCGCACGGGCCATCCTTCGCCCTTCAGCGTCTCGGCGACGCGGATGAACCGCTGACTCGGCCCGTAGACCGAGAGCGGCGCGTGCACACGCCAGGCGCGATCGAGCGCCGTGAGGAACTCGTGCACGCGCTCGCCCGGGACGTTCCGGTGGATGAGCGCCTTCGGCAGCCGCTCGGCGACGATCGACGGCACGTCGAGATCGGCGAGCCGGAGGCTCACCGAGAAGCTCTCGGGGCCTGCGGGGGAGAGGCCGACCCAGCTCGAGATGCGGCCGAGCTCGTCGCACGTCCCCTCGACGAGGAGGCCGCCGGGGGCGAGCCGGGCCTGCATGCGCCCCCACGCCGCCGCGACGTCGGCCTCGTCGTACTGCCGCAGCACATTGAACGCGCGGATGATCGCGGGCGGGCGGGTCGACGGCACCTCGAACCCGCCGAGCGCGAACGACACCGCGAGGTCGGGCGCGAACGTCGTCGCGCCGCGGCGAACGGCCTCGAGCTGCCCGTTCGCCGTCGCCACGCGTGCGGGGTCGATCTCGAGTCCGAGCACGACGACATCGGGGCGAGCCCGACGCAGGCGGGTCGCGAGCTCGAACGCCGTGACGCCGCTCGCCCCGAATCCGAGGTCGACGACGAGCGGATCGGGCGCCGCCCGGCGGAGCGCCGGGTGCTCCGCGATCCAACGGTCGACGCGGCGCAACCGGTTCGTGTTGGTCGTGCCGCGGGTGATGGAGCCGACGGGCATGCTCCAAGTCTCGCAGGCGTGCATGCGAGACATCCGACACGTCCGAGACGATGCGCCTTCGCTAGGCTGGCACCATGCCTCACACGCTCGTGCTGCTGCGCCACGGCAACAGCGAATGGAATCAGAAGAACCTCTTCACCGGATGGGTCGATGTGCGGCTCAGCGAGCTCGGCACCTCCGAGGCCGCGCGCGCCGGGCAACTGCTGCTCGAGTCGGGGGTGCTCCCCGACGTGCTGCACACATCGGTGCTCACGCGCGCCATCCAGACCGCGAACATCGCCCTCGACGTCGCCGACCGCGCGTGGATCGACGTGCGGCGTTCGTGGCGCCTCAACGAGCGTCACTACGGTGCCCTGCAGGGCCTCGACAAGGCCGAGACGCTCGAGAAGTACGGCCCCGAGCAGTTCCAGCTCTGGCGTCGTTCGTTCGACGTGCCGCCGCCGCCGCTCGACGACGACGCCGAGTGGTCGCAGGTCGGCGACGACCGCTACGCGAACCTCTACGACGACCAGATGCCGCGCACCGAGTGCCTGAAAGACGTCATCGCGCGCATGCTGCCGTACTGGGAGTCCGACATCATCCCCGACCTCAAGGCCGGTAAGACCGTGCTCGTGACCGCGCACGGCAACTCGCTGCGTGCGCTCGTGAAGCACCTCGACGGCATCAGCGACGACGACATCGCCGACCTCAACATCCCGACGGGCATCCCGCTCGTCTACGAGCTCGACGACGAGTTCCGTCCGACGAAGCCCGCCGAGTACCTCGACCCTGAGGCTGCCGCCGCGGGTGCCGCGGCCGTCGCAGCGCAGGGCAAGAAGTAAGCACCAGGTCGCCTCGAGCGAGGTGGCCGATGCGAAAGGCCGGCGGATGACTCATCCGCCGGCCTTTCGCATGACTCCCGCTGCGCGGGAGCTCAGGCGCTCGTGGGAACTCAGACGCTCTCGGGCACCCAGTCGCCCGTCGCGAGGTAGAGCACCTTCTTCGCGATGAGGACCGCGTGGTCGGCGAAGCGCTCGTGGTAGCGGCTCGCGAGGGTCGCGTCGACGGTGTCGACGGTCTCGCCCTTCCACGTCTCGCCGAGGACCTTGTCGAAGACCTCGAGGTGCAGGGCGTCGACCTTGTCGTCTTCGTCGTGGATCTCTTCGGCGAGCTTCACGTTCGAGGTGTCCTGGAGGAGGTCGGCGAGCTTGCGCGCGATCTCGACATCGAGGCGGCCCATCTCGGCGAACGTCGGGCGAAGCGCCTTCGGCACGACCTTGTCGGGGAAGCGGTAGCGCGCGAGCTGGGCGATGTGCGTCGCGAGGTCGCCCATGCGCTCGAGCGAGGCGCTGATGCGCAATGCGCTCACGACGATGCGCAGGTCGCGCGCGACGGGCTGCTGGCGGGCGAGGATCGTGATCGCGAGCTCGTCGAGCTCGACCGTCGCGGCGTCGATCTTCGGATCTTCGGCGATGACCTCTTCGGCGAGCGTCACATCGGACTCGTTGAACGCCTTCGTCGCCTTCTCGATGGAGTCGGCGACGAGGCCGGCGATCTCGACCAGACGCTCCTGGACCTCACGCATCTCCTGCTGGAACACCTCACGCATGCGCGACTTCCCTCACATCTGCTCGTAGCTCCGCGCGCGGCGCGCGGACGGGATGGGCCTTTCCGGACCTCGGCAATCCTCCCGACCGAAAGTGAACAAGAGGTTCCGGGCAACTGAACACTTGCCAACCTAGCGCCGTCTGCCGGCCGATGGGCGTCCCGAACCTTCACGGCTCGTTATCGTGGTGCACATGGAGCAGTCCACCTGGGTCGTGCTCGCCGCCCTCGCGTTCGGTGCGTTCATCGGAGCGGGGTTCATGATCCTCTTCAGCATGGCCGAGCGGCGCGGCAACGCGGCGGCGAAGGTCGTGGCGCCGACCGTCCCCGACGGCGTCGATCAGGTGCTCGAGGTCCTCGAGTCCGCGGGCGTCGTCGTCGATCCGTCGAACAACGTCCTCCGGGCCTCGCCAGGCGCGCTCTCACTGGGGCTCGTGCGAGGGCAGGCGCTCGTGCACGCCGAGGTCGTCGAGCTCGTCGCGGCGGTGCGCCGCACGGGCGAGCCCGTCGAGGCAGAGCTCACGCTGCCGCGCGGTCCGTTCGGCGGCTCGCAGTTCCATCTGCACCTGCGGGCGGCGCGGCTCGGCACCCGGTTCGTGCTCCTCCTCGCCGACGACCGCACCGAGGCCCACCGCCTCGACGAGGTGCGCCGCGACTTCGTCGCCAACATCAGCCACGAGCTCAAGACGCCGATCGCGTCGGTGAGCCTGCTCGCCGAGGCGATCGACACGGCCGCCGACGAGCCCGAGCGCGTGCGCCGGTTCGCGAACCGGCTGAGCGTCGAGTCGACGAGGCTCGCGCACATCACGACCGAGGTCATCGAGCTCTCGCGGCTGCAGGCCGACGACGCCCTCGAGCCCGACGAACTCGTCGACGTCGACGAGGCGTGCCGGGCGGCGATCGATCAGACTCGCGTCGTCGCGGTCGCGAAGGGCGTGGATGTCGCGGTGCGGGCCAAGAGCGGGGCGAAGGTGTGGGGCGACGCGGCCCTCATGGTGGTCGCGGTGCACAACCTCGTCTCGAACGCGATCGCATATTCGAACTCCGGCGGACGCGTGGGCGTCGGCACGCGGGTCGACGGCGACATCGTCGAGATCTCGGTGACGGATCAGGGCATCGGCATCGGCAAAGACGAGCTCGACCGCGTGTTCGAGCGGTTCTATCGCGTCGACCAGGCGCGCAGCCGCAACACGGGCGGCTCGGGCCTCGGCCTCTCGATCGTGAAGCACACCGTGCAGAACCTCGGCGGCGAGGTGCGCGTGTGGTCGCAGCCCGGCAAGGGGTCGACCTTCACGATCCGGCTGCCGCGCGCCGAAGCGGTGCCCGAGCGCAGTTCGTCCAAGAGCAGCTCGTCCAAGAGCAGTTCGTCCAAGAGCAGCTCGTCCAAGAGCAGCTCGTCCAAGAGCGGTTCGCCGAAGACCGACGCCGCGAAGGCGGACGCCGCGAAGACCTATGCCGCGACCGCAGACGCCGGCCGCGGGGCATCCGCCCGATCCCATGCCCACCCGTCCCCCCGAAAGACCCCCCGCCCCGCGGCGACCGCCGCCGCGGCCACCGAAGGAGCCACCGAGTGACCCGCATCCTGCTCGTCGAAGACGAGGCCGCGCTGAGCGAGCCGCTCGCGTTCCTGCTGGAGCGCGAGGGGTACGACGTCGAGGTCGCCGCCGACGGCCGCGACGCCATCGCGGCGTTCGATCGGGAGAACGCCGATCTCGTACTCCTCGATCTCATGCTCCCGGGCATCCCCGGCACCGAGGTGTGCCGTGAGCTGCGCACGCGCTCGACCGTGCCGATCATCATGCTGACGGCGAAGGATTCCGAGATCGACATCGTCGTGGGCCTCGAGCTCGGCGCCGACGACTACGTGACGAAGCCGTATTCCACGCGCGAACTGCTCGCGCGCATCCGCGCCGTGCTGCGGCGTCGCGTCGAGGCGCTCGACTACGACGAGTCGGTGCTCGAGGGCGGGCGCGTGAAGATGGACGTCGACCGGCACACGGTCGAGGTCGACGGCTCGAGCGTGCAGATGCCGCTCAAGGAATTCGAGCTGCTCGAACTGCTCATGCGGAACCCCGGCCGCGTGCTCACCCGAGGCCAGCTCATCGACCGCGTGTGGGGCTCCGACTACTTCGGCGACACGAAGACGCTCGACGTGCACATCAAGCGCATCCGCTCGAAGATCGAGCGCGTGCCGTCGGATCCGGTGCAGCTCGTCACCGTGCGCGGCCTCGGGTATCGCTTCGAGGCGTAGCTCGGCTTCGAGGCGGAACTCAGCTTCGAGGCGGGATTCAGGGAAGCAGCGCGCCGTACTCGGGCAGTCGGCCGTCGAGCACGGGGACGGAGATCTCGACGATCTCAGCGCCCGGCGTCTTGAAGGCGAGCTCGACGTTCGAGCCGGGGGCCGCGCCGAGGCCCTCGAGGAGGAGCGGGTCTTCGTCGGCGCCGCCGAGGACGATCTGCTGGCCGGCCTCGACCTCGAGTTCGACCGGCGAGCCGCCCGTCACGGGTTCGATCGTGAGCTCTGCGTCGGAGTCGCCGCCGTTCGAGACGGTGAAGACGAGGCTCGCGTCGTCGGCGCCCTCTTCGGCGATGATGAGGATGTTGCGCAGGTCGAGGTCGCCGACGTTCGCCGAGACGCCGTCGCTCGCGTCGTAGTGCTCGGTCGTCGCCTGGTACGTGATCAACGCGCAGCCGCTGCCGCCGATGACGATGCCGAGTGCCAGAGCGGCGGATGCCACGAGACGCGCCTTCACAGAACCTCCAAGTGCGGGTGCGCATGCGGCCGCCGGGCCGTGCGCTTCGATCGTGTCGAGCATACTCTACGGGGCTGTCCAGGCCTGGCCGCGCAAACCTTAGCACCACCTTGGTGTGATATCCTGAAAGTTGCCGAAAGGACACCGATTCATGCTTTTTGAGGTTGGCGAGACCGTCGTTTACCCGCACCACGGCGCCGCAACGATCGTCGAAGTCAAGAAACGCATCATCAAGGGCGAAGAGAAGCTGTACCTCAAGCTGAACGTCACGCAGGGCGACCTCGTCATCGAGGTTCCCGCCGAGAACGTCGACCTCGTCGGCGTGCGAGACGTCATCGGCAAGGAAGGCCTCGACAAGGTCTTCGAGGTGCTGCGCGCTCCCTTCACCGAAGAACCGACCAACTGGTCGCGCCGCTACAAGGCGAACCTCGAGAAGCTCGCCTCGGGCGACGTGATCAAGGTCTCCGAAGTCGTGCGCGACCTGTGGCGCCGCGATCAAGACCGAGGCCTGTCCGCGGGCGAGAAGCGGATGCTGGCCAAGGCGCGCCAGATCCTCATCTCCGAGCTCGCGCTCGCCGAGAAGACCGACGAGGAGCAGGCTTCGGTCGTCCTCGACGAGGTCCTCGCTTCCTAAGCGCACGCAGCCGGCGCCCGCTGCACCTCGAGT comes from the Agromyces protaetiae genome and includes:
- a CDS encoding DNA modification methylase; this encodes MASAALALGIVIGGSGCALITYQATTEHYDASDGVSANVGDLDLRNILIIAEEGADDASLVFTVSNGGDSDAELTIEPVTGGSPVELEVEAGQQIVLGGADEDPLLLEGLGAAPGSNVELAFKTPGAEIVEISVPVLDGRLPEYGALLP
- a CDS encoding CarD family transcriptional regulator; amino-acid sequence: MLFEVGETVVYPHHGAATIVEVKKRIIKGEEKLYLKLNVTQGDLVIEVPAENVDLVGVRDVIGKEGLDKVFEVLRAPFTEEPTNWSRRYKANLEKLASGDVIKVSEVVRDLWRRDQDRGLSAGEKRMLAKARQILISELALAEKTDEEQASVVLDEVLAS